The stretch of DNA tcacgcggtgacagggggaagccgggaccggaggggcatcccccctcacatctcctgtCACGTGGtgtcagggggaagccgggacaggaggggcatcccccctcccatcacacggtgacagggggaagccgggaccagaggggcatcccccctcccatctcctgtcccacggtgacagggggaagccaggaccggaggggcatcccccctcccatctcctgtcccgcggtgacagggggaagcggggaccagaggggcatccccactcccatcccgcggtgacagggggaagccgggaccggaggggcatcccccctcccatctcctgtcccacggtgagagggggaagccgggactggaggggcatcccccctcccatctcctgtcccgcggggttaatatgcactgatgcggcggccattttttttccacgaccccgttactaacgcggtggtctcggggaggaccccgttataacggggtttacctgtatttacTATATTGGCTAAGAGACATTTTGTCAGACATATTGAGTCTGTCATTCTATCCAGCTATATAGCTCTGAGACTGAAATATGTTGTACTTACATGAGGTTTAAATTGCAAAGGAGCTACAATGTTTCATCATCTGTTTGATACTATATGAGGTTAACTACAACGAATGTTTACACTATGAGTGATATTAACGCTCCAACTTATATGTTCATTTAACAAGGATCTAGACGTTTATTGAAGTGTGCACTAAAGTACACTGCACTACCTGCTAGGTGGGAGGCCAGAGCTGATATAAGTGTTACATATTGATATTCATTTACATATTTGGCCACAGGCATTGCACCCCCACAGTGAAGAAATCACTGAGATTCTCTATGACAGTAGATCCTTTCATTTTTGTATAGGTTACTCATTAACCATTCAGAGTCTGGTGTTTAGCTACACTTATTTAGATGTGATTTTGCATCTAAACGTGATGGCTTTATAGTCCTACTTATACGTTATATTGGGGCTTTATACCCCAGTCTATACCCACTCCATTTTAAATTCGCACTTTAGATTAGGCAAGCCTCAGAGGCATAGGTTCACTTACCTGAAATACTTTAATCTTGAGGTATCTCCTAATAAAGATTTTAAATAATTCATCAATTCATTACTCATTAGATTCCTCTGGTGTCATCATTGTACATATCTGTTTAGAGTGCCTCATTATAGGGGTTTTATTTTTCTATTGTTACTATCCCTACACATGCCCAGCTTTAGAGAtaggtctctcccctgtatgtgtcctcttgtgtgtgctcaggctggataacacactaaatcccttcccacattccccacatacatgcggtttctcccgtgtgtgtgtcctcttgtgtttgaTCAGGCTGGATGAcgtactaaatcccttcccacattccccacataaatgcggtctctcccctgtgtgtgtcttcaTGTGGGTGTCCAGTCCAAATAACACACTAAAttgcttcccacattccccacatacatgcggtctctccccagtgtgtgtcctcttgtgtttgaTCAGGCTGGATGacgcactaaatcccttcccacattccccacatacatgcggtctttcccctgtgtgtgttctcatgTGTGAGTTCAgactggatgacacactaaatcccttcccacattccccacatacatgcggtttctcccctgtgtgtgtcttcaTGTGTGTGTTCAGTCCGAATAACACACTAAAttgcttcccacattccccacatacatgcggtctctcccctgtgtgtgtcctcatgtgtgtgttcaggctggttGCATCACTAagtcccttcccacattccccacatacatgcggtctctccccagtgtgtgtcctcatgtgtgtgttcaggatggataactgactaaatcccttcttacattccccacatacatgcggtctctcccctgtgtgtgtcctcttgtgtatgttcaggtgggataacctattaaatcccttcccacattccccacatacatgcggtctctcccctgtgtgtgtcctcttgtgtatgttcaggtggcATAAcctactaaatcccttcccacattcaccacatacatacggtttctcccctgtgtgtgtcctcttgtgtctgatcaggTTGGATATattactaaatcccttcccacattccccacatacatgcggcatctcccctgtgtgtgtcctcatgtgtgtgtccaggtgggataactgaataaatccctttccacattccccacatacatgcggtctctcccctgtgtgtgtcctcatgtgtatgTCCAGGCTGTATGATTCACTATATCCTTTCCCACATtctccacatacatgcggtctctcccctgtgtgtgttatcATGTgtttgttcaggtgggataactgactaaatcccttcccacattccctacatacatgcggtctctcccctgtgtgtgtcatcttctGTAGGTTCTGGTCCGATAACCAAGTCAaactcttcccactttctccaagatcttttcctaTAGCAGCtgctaatactgtatatatattttagagtgagaagcagttacattgttcaTTAATTGCGTTGAatggttgaaagatgcattttctgtcatatttattggaatgttgcaagattgttctgtcctcatcttttccatatactcatttgggtgtttgaacttcagatgtttgaggaggtaatcctgactgctaaaagcaaccttgcagtgttggcatgggtggattattggaGCTTGTCTTTGTACTAGAAGAGACAAAAAAcagtcactgttacacaaactgtcttacaaaaggtcatgcaggagaggtaagttggcatATCCCAAAAACTTCAGAATGACagtaaactgtagatgtacattgtaaaaatgaagggtttagcacaacatgtgcagcattagggccgggagagtagatgtcGTGTATCATACATTTAAAGTATATCCTAATATTTAAcaatttaaaaggaaatctcactagctgcaaaacaccaattaaagtggAAGAAATCTTTTCAAATCAGTTTCAGTTGTGAAGGTATACAGTAATTAAAAACGGTTTGTACAATGAATAGAATACATGTCTCATTAGAAGCTCACATATCAGTCACCGGGTGTTCCCGTTACCGCACCATGTACCAGGTCTCTAATAGTTATAGGATGACCCAACTTTCTGCTAAATCCGCATTGTTAAATGTCCAATTATTGTATTTGACATCACAGATGTTATTCAGACTTAATTAAGCTATATCAATATCATCCAGTGAATTCCagaactgtcttttttttttttttagggaacaaGTCTGTACTTGTGTTACagattacagacacacacactgtttgtCTGTGGtatttgtctgtgggtttgtgcgttTTCTAATTGGTTGGCTGCCGGCCACACCTCTTGCTGGCGCGCTCTGAGGAACCAAATGCCCAATTATGTATTTGACATCACAGATGTTATTCAGACTTAATTAAGCTATACCAATATCATCCAGTGAATTCCAgaactgtgttaatttttttaatacaattgttTGAAGGGTTTATTTTTTAGGGAACTCTAacgcttgcactcaccacgaacaaggcggaacccctgtactgaggtgggatcgTATGAAACTGTGCACCCACAACAGCGGAGGTACGCCTGGAGtgtggattgtcagcgtagccgggtctggattggagagattgGGTTAGTCCTGTTACTTGCCAAAGTCTTTGGGCGGAGCCAATAGAATAGTCTGTATCCATTGAGCCATGGCCTGGGGTTGGAGCCGGGAGAGTGGTAGAGAATCCaaaagccgtggtcagggatgagAGGTacgggtagtcagaggcaagctggggtcgttatccagagagggtccaatagtcaaTCCGGCTCGGTACACGTAGAAGCATCTGGAAAGcaacaaggcacaaggcaaggcacagaAAACGCAGAAACACAAGACTAcaacaggttatgctcagcaatgcaaGAGAGTGAGAGCTGGGTACTTAAAGGAAGTGAGAACCAATGGAACAGGAGGCAGAGCGGAGACGCGGCCTCCGCAGAGGCTGGGATAAGCTGCAGGAGACGAGTGGCATTAGAACACTTGCCTAAGGAGCGGTGCATGTCACGTGTGTGCGCAGCGCGAGAGAGGCGAGTccgggggcggagctaaggtccgTGGTATAGCTTGAAGAACTGCGTGTGCGcttgcgctctgtaaacagagcggagATGCGCGCACGCTCAGCAACAAGCACGGGGACTTGAGATttagcaggtaaggagggaacacgccgcaggggacttgttccccgattccttCCAGTACACCCCCTTGAGAAGcagcctcaggacgactccaacaTGGTTTATGCGGAAACCTGGCGTGGAACCGCCTTAACAAACCGGGAGCGTGGATCTGGTGATGGGGTATCCAAGACCGCTCTTCTGGTCCAAACCCTTTCCAATGTACCAGATATTGGTCAGTTCCTTGAGTcgattatactgctgcggccaagtttattcgagcatttgcccgttcttggccgcagcagtatcctggcgcgcgccggagggtgacgggcgcgcgccgaagcagcggaagagcgccctccgatcggggcgctctccctaccgctgccgggtccgccgggtcccccggaaccccctgccaccgtcccgcgatcgcgggacaccagggctccctcggggagccctggacgcgcgtgtaGGGGGCGCAgactcccgatgacgcgtgaccgcgcgtcaccgcacgccgaggggcggccactagcaagccgggaaatctcccggcttgcggatctggccgcagtgtgataaagtgtgtcggtagtgtagattgAATCTCAAATTCTTCTTGACCTTGTACGATAACAGGTGGTGGTCTAGGAGAGACGTCAGGGAACTGAGATCTTTGGAAGACAGGTTTTAACAATGAACACCGCTGGAATTCTCATGGACTGAGGAAGTTGGACGGTAAGCCACCGGATTGCCCTGCTCGAGAATAGTGAAAGGACATAGAAACCCCCATAATTAACAAAGAAAGGTGACTCTAGGGTGGACTCGTTTCTGAGGGAGTTATGGGCGAATTCGGCCCATGGAAGGAAATCTACAGAGTTATCCTGTGCGTCAGAGATAAAACATCTGAGATATTGCTCTAAGGACTGATTCGtcctctcggtctgtccattggtttggggatgataccctgaagaaaaaaAGAAGTTTAATATCCATCCTTTGAGCAAAGGCATGCCAAAATTTGGAGACAAACTGAGATCCGCGGTCGGATATGATAGAGAGTGGGACTCCATGGATACGGAAGATTTCTTTAATATGTCTGCTAGGGTGGCAGAGTtgggaaggcccttgaggggtatgaaatgaGACTGTTTTGAAAACCTATCAACAA from Ascaphus truei isolate aAscTru1 unplaced genomic scaffold, aAscTru1.hap1 HAP1_SCAFFOLD_1048, whole genome shotgun sequence encodes:
- the LOC142475004 gene encoding uncharacterized protein LOC142475004 translates to MTHTGERPHVCRECGKGFSQLSHLNKHMITHTGERPHVCGECGKGYSESYSLDIHMRTHTGERPHVCGECGKGFIQLSHLDTHMRTHTGEMPHVCGECGKGFSNISNLIRHKRTHTGEKPYVCGECGKGFSRLCHLNIHKRTHTGERPHVCGECGKGFNRLSHLNIHKRTHTGERPHVCGECKKGFSQLSILNTHMRTHTGERPHVCGECGKGLSDATSLNTHMRTHTGERPHVCGECGKQFSVLFGLNTHMKTHTGEKPHVCGECGKGFSVSSSLNSHMRTHTGERPHVCGECGKGFSASSSLIKHKRTHTGERPHVCGECGKQFSVLFGLDTHMKTHTGERPHLCGECGKGFSTSSSLIKHKRTHTREKPHVCGECGKGFSVLSSLSTHKRTHTGERPISKAGHV